One window of the Eucalyptus grandis isolate ANBG69807.140 chromosome 8, ASM1654582v1, whole genome shotgun sequence genome contains the following:
- the LOC120287230 gene encoding uncharacterized protein LOC120287230, which yields MASLATHFSAFLFLFPVGLRRLLCSYSLYLKSPSSYRSKPWYFADPRWKNLDLYALLLALPIASFSELFLFLTFSGHPTYRFAFFQQSAAVFLFWALLVLVILKEYVDGAAVGEGYVFVVAGVAFLVEYSVIGKGLAGTWALQAGLNLGTDMFALKGCHKLRVSTGQWDLDVKCALEEDSLRGVALMNLLFIVHAIGVVVVGFGLFGLLSCNRNLRFGDASGPLLAQLESESMLMRPGPEFELE from the exons ATGGCGTCCCTCGCCACCCACTTCTCcgccttcctcttcctcttccccgTCGGCCTCCGGCGCCTCCTCTGCTCCTACTCCCTCTACCTCAAGAGCCCCTCCTCCTACAGATCCAAGCCCTGGTACTTCGCGGATCCCAGGTGGAAGAACCTCGACCTCTACGCCCTCCTCCTCGCCCTCCCCATCGCCTCCTTCTCGgagctcttcctcttcctcacctTCTCCGGCCACCCCACCTACCGCTTCGCCTTCTTCCAGCAGTCCGCCGCCGTCTTCCTCTTCTGGGCCCTCCTCGTCCTCGTGATCCTGAAGGAGTACGTCGACGGCGCCGCGGTGGGCGAAGGGTACGTGTTTGTCGTCGCGGGTGTCGCGTTCTTGGTGGAGTATTCGGTGATCGGGAAGGGGTTGGCG GGGACTTGGGCTTTGCAAGCTGGGCTGAATTTGGGTACTGATATGTTTGCCTTAAAGGGGTGTCACAAGTTGAGGGTTTCGACGGGACAGTGGGATCTTGATGTGAAATGTGCTCTTGAGGAGGATAGTCTGCGGGGCGTTGCGCTGATGAATCTGTTGTTTATCGTGCATGCCATTGGGGTCGTCGTTGTCGGCTTCGGGCTGTTTGGGTTGTTGTCCTGTAATCGGAATTTGAGATTCGGCGATGCGAGTGGGCCGTTGCTGGCTCAGCTTGAATCGGAGAGCATGTTGATGCGGCCGGGACCTGAATTTGAGCTGGAATGA